One segment of Primulina tabacum isolate GXHZ01 chromosome 6, ASM2559414v2, whole genome shotgun sequence DNA contains the following:
- the LOC142548968 gene encoding RNA pseudouridine synthase 6, chloroplastic: MVFGAGVSAAVSSVFTCNLFSSVSSASYRVARFITPIDLALTQTTCRSCFNNARYYQKFNAGPRSISCASTTFSDENSTSSVSISDYSYPTYTRLLPCPSHNGPPRVEHLVVLEEGPVQEYISKTLNLQPMFVSDLILFGAVHYALVCPNPPPSATFEQMKLYREFTDLVVLGKRPSIKGKTIREAQKTRRITRSDEFLEIGTYLRVHVHPKRFPRCYEIDWRSRIIAVSEYFVVLDKPAGTSVGGTTDNIEESCVTFATRALGLESPLITTHQIDNCTEGCVVLARTKEFCSVFHAKIRERKVKKLYLALAAAPVPIGVITHYMRPVNIAPRLISGDFVDGWHLCQLEVLECRKVPWPNSMIEENNGIEDCGWPAKNFAYECKINLLTGRTHQIRAQLAACGAPLVGDSMYMPAAISEANCPGLDPFGMNKKAYTTDNDKALAVDTWIAHHGKEPNVSIGLQACQISWDGEEHHYEARSPWWK; encoded by the exons ATGGTATTTGGCGCCGGCGTCAGCGCCGCCGTCTCGTCAGTGTTCACATGTAATCTTTTCTCTTCCGTTTCATCGGCGTCCTATCGCGTGGCGAGATTCATCACTCCTATCGACCTAGCGCTCACGCAAACTACCTGCCGATCCTGTTTCAATAATGCTCGATATTACCAGAAGTTCAATGCTGGACCAAGAAGCATAAGTTGTGCATCCACCACGTTTTCGGATGAAAATTCAACTTCTTCAGTTTCAATCTCTGACTATAG CTACCCTACTTATACCCGTCTTTTACCCTGCCCTTCCCACAATGGGCCACCGAGGGTGGAACACTTGGTTGTTTTAGAAGAAGGACCTGTTCAAGAATATATTAGCAAGACTTTGAATCTTCAACCGAT GTTTGTTTCAGATCTCATTCTTTTTGGAGCTGTGCATTATGCTCTTGTATGCCCAAACCCACCTCCAAGCGCAACATTTGAGCAAATGAAACTTTATAGAGAATTTACTGATCTAGTTGTTCTAGGAAAAAGACCATCTATTAAAGGGAAAACAATACGAGAAGCACAAAAAACGCGTCGGATAACTCGCAGCGACGAGTTTCTTGAAATCGGTACTTATTTAAGGGTGCACGTACATCCAAAGCGCTTTCCTAG GTGTTATGAAATTGATTGGAGATCTCGAATTATCGCTGTGAGTGAATATTTTGTTGTTTTGGACAAACCTGCGGGTACATCG GTCGGAGGAACCACGGATAATATCGAAGAGAGTTGTGTGACATTTGCTACTCGTGCCTTAGGATTAGAGTCTCCGTTGATCACTACCCACCAGATTGATAACTGCACTGAGGGCTG TGTAGTGTTAGCGAGAACAAAAGAGTTCTGCTCGGTTTTCCATGCTAAAATAAGG GAGAGAAAGGTTAAGAAGCTTTATCTTGCGCTTGCCGCTGCTCCTGTGCCCATTGGAGTAATAACTCACTACATGCGGCCAGTTAATATTGCACCTCGGCTTATTTCTGGAG ATTTCGTTGATGGCTGGCACTTGTGCCAACTTGAGGTCCTAGAATGCAGGAAAGTTCCCTGGCCGAATAGTATGATCGAGGAGAATAACGGCATTGAGGATTGTGGATGGCCTgctaaaaattttgcatatgaATGTAAAATCAACCTTCTGACAGGTCGCACGCATCAG ATACGGGCACAATTAGCTGCTTGTGGGGCTCCTCTTGTGGGTGACTCAATGTATATGCCAGCCGCAATTTCAGAGGCTAACTGTCCTGGACTTGATCCTTTTGGCATGAACAAGAAGGCATACACCACAGATAATGATAAAGCTCTGGCTGTTGACACATGGATTGCACACCATGGAAAGGAACCTAACGTTTCGATTGGTCTTCAAGCATGTCAGATTTCATGGGATGGGGAAGAACATCATTATGAGGCAAGATCGCCATGGTGGAAGTAG
- the LOC142548969 gene encoding uncharacterized protein LOC142548969, translating into MVSIEGSRSDPGCKIASSYSQQRLSYFYTPPPSSARISRSLGRSMRTVRSKIFQSDSTDPISGKSGSVSDECNGTVIDKGPTEFGIESSATSETSCSSFDLDEFLGMSGAYSDLFCSSDISAELQRLASVPEAADPGIDSEPEPCSEFLFYSEIVASVATEFFRPTVRTCVDELQSTSPVVKRSAAGKLRLLAISRADNRALIGESGAIPALIPLLLCSDPGSQEQAVTALLNLSLHERNRPLITNAGAVKSLIQVLKTGTAVSKQNAACSLLNLAQMDETKLSIGACGAIPPLVALLMNGSNRGKKDALTTLYKLCSVRLNKQKAVRAGAVRPLLGLVAEKDSGLTEKITAVLSSLSGIELGRKSIVEEGGIAALLDVIESGSDKGKEFAVWTLLQLCRYHTENIGFVLREWGIPPPLLTLSQTGTSKAKKKAKTLIRYLSEPRLEASSSNP; encoded by the exons ATGGTTTCGATTGAGGGTTCCCGCTCAGACCCCGGCTGCAAGATTGCTTCTTCCTACTCCCAACAGCGTCTTTCCTATTTCTACACCCCGCCGCCGTCCTCAGCTAGGATCAGCCGCTCTTTGGGCCGTTCCATGCGCACTGTCAGGTCCAAGATTTTCCAGAGCGATTCCACTGACCCGATCTCTGGTAAATCTGGCAGTGTTTCTGATGAGTGTAACGGTACAGTTATCGATAAGGGGCCAACCGAATTTGGCATTGAGTCGTCAGCCACTTCCGAAACTTCGTGTTCTTCCTTCGATCTTGACGAGTTTTTGGGAATGTCGGGAGCCTACAGCGACCTGTTTTGTTCTAGCGATATTTCGGCTGAGCTCCAGCGACTTGCTAGCGTGCCTGAAGCGGCTGATCCAGGCATAGACTCTGAGCCCGAACCCTGTTCCGAGTTCTTGTTTTATTCGGAGATCGTAGCAAGCGTCGCAACCGAGTTTTTCCGACCCACTGTCAGAACCTGCGTCGATGAATTGCAATCAACGTCACCTGTCGTGAAACGATCGGCTGCGGGAAAGTTAAGATTGTTGGCGATATCACGGGCTGATAATCGGGCACTGATTGGAGAATCCGGCGCTATACCCGCTTTGATCCCTCTTCTCCTTTGCTCCGACCCAGGGTCCCAGGAGCAGGCGGTCACCGCTTTGCTCAACCTCTCTCTCCACGAACGCAACCGACCCTTGATCACAAACGCCGGAGCCGTGAAATCCTTAATCCAAGTATTGAAAACAGGCACCGCTGTTTCTAAACAGAATGCCGCATGCTCGTTACTGAACTTGGCCCAGATGGACGAGACCAAACTGTCAATAGGAGCTTGCGGGGCGATCCCACCATTGGTTGCACTGCTGATGAACGGGTCAAATAGAGGGAAAAAGGACGCATTAACTACGCTTTACAAGCTGTGCTCGGTGAGGCTGAACAAGCAGAAAGCCGTGAGAGCTGGAGCAGTAAGGCCACTTCTAGGACTTGTAGCTGAAAAGGATAGCGGATTGACGGAGAAGATAACAGCGGTGTTGAGTAGCTTGAGTGGGATTGAACTTGGACGCAAGTCCATCGTGGAGGAAGGTGGGATCGCGGCATTGCTGGATGTGATCGAGAGTGGAAGCGATAAAGGGAAAGAGTTCGCTGTGTGGACTCTGCTGCAATTGTGCAGATACCATACTGAAAACATAGGATTTGTTTTGAGGGAATGGGGCATTCCTCCTCCTCTCCTGACTCTGTCTCAGACCGGAACCTCAAAAGCTAAGAAAAAG GCTAAAACTCTTATTCGGTACCTGAGTGAACCAAGATTGGAAGCTTCTTCCTCAAATCCTTAG
- the LOC142549956 gene encoding beta-glucosidase 47, which translates to MHRILGSLLPAFSKEDRKKTRQGLDFIGLNQYTSFCKDCIYSKCKSGAPGVSRAEGLALRTPIRDEMHVGEPIDIITHLGSSLKTVSLHRRQSFKYVLLKMDGYFPGLGIVEKPSSSITDFPNDVKRVEYMNTNLESLATAIRCYCIYTIKRLYIIMNIGLVVNICPINHAVNKKGADVRGYFAWSLLDNFEWFDGYTVRFGLHHVDFATLEKRLQDYLQLGTKSLFQS; encoded by the exons ATGCATCGCATTCTGGGATCTCTACTCCCAGCATTTTCTAAGGAAGATCGTAAGAAAACGAGGCAAGGATTGGACTTTATTGGGTTAAATCAATATACCAGTTTCTGTAAAGATTGCATTTACTCCAAATGCAAATCAGGAGCACCGGGAGTTTCCCGAGCAGAGGGTTTGGCACTGCGTACCCCTATCAGAGATGAGATGCATGTTGGCGAACCA ATAGATATAATAACACACCTAGGTTCGTCTCTGAAAACGGTTTCTTTACATAGAAGACAAAGTTTCAAATATGTGTTGCTGAAAATGGACGGCTACTTCCCAGGACTTGGAATTGTGGAGAAACCAAGTTCCTCAATTACGGACTTCCCCAATGATGTGAAGAGAGTGGAGTACATGAACACCAATTTGGAATCCTTGGCAACTGCAATAAGGTGTTATTGTATATATACAATAAAGCGGTTGTATATAATAATGAATATTGGATTAGTAGTTAATATTTGTCCCATAAATCACGCTGTTAACAAGAAAGGAGCAGATGTGAGAGGCTACTTTGCCTGGTCATTGCTCGATAACTTTGAGTGGTTTGATGGATATACTGTAAGATTTGGACTACACCATGTTGATTTTGCCACCCTTGAAAAAAGACTCCAAGATTATCTGCAGTTAGGTACAAAGAGTTTATTTCAATCATAA